The sequence CAGTGAGTGTCATTGTCATTCTTCCCAGTTTAATGGGAATGATGGAGGATTTGCTGCATAAAGGGCTGGATACGGTGGAGGCAGATGGGAAGATTTCTGATAACGTGTTAAAAAGGAATATTTCTGATTTAAAGTACTATCTGGATAGTGATTTCAACTATGCTGATGGGACAAATAAAGACACTGTAATGGGGGATGAGAATACATTGCCACATCCTCCCCATCGAACAGATAAAGATATTGGAACAAGTAATTACTATTATGCAAATAAGCTGAAGAACCCCGATTTGATTGATGTAACTGAAAAGCTTGATATCTATGAAGATGAAGGTTGGTTTAGCTGGACAACGGAAGACTGGGTCAAAGAATTGACGAACGATGAAAAGGAATTTTTAAAAAACAGACTTGTTCAAAATGGAGACGGTACTTCAAGGATTGAAAAATTAAGTGAAAACTCGGTACCAGCGACAAACTTAGGGCAGCAAAGTTATTATCGTTATCACGTCAATTGGGCTATTGCCATTACGATATTAGCTGTGACAGGATTTGCCTTGATAGTAACAACATTAAAAATTGGCCGTGCCATGTTTGATTTAGCTTTTCATCAAATATACGCAATGTTTACCGCATCAACGGATATAACAGGTGGCCAAAGATTGAAGAAAGTATTAACTGAAATTGTTAGTACGTTTGCCGTTATCTTTGTGATGATTGTACTTCTGAAATTGTTCATTATCTATGCACAGTGGGCGAATGATTTAGAACAAGAGATTGGAATTGTAGGTGTCATCATTTTGCTCATTGCTGGTGCATGGGCGCTTATTGATGCTCCGGATATCGTACAGCGAACAATGGGAATAGATGCAGGACTTCGTTCAGGATGGCAGGCGATGATGGGCGCATATGCTGGTACGAAAATGGCTGGCGCTGGTGCATCTATGGTTGGAAAAGGTGCTGGGAAAGTTGTTAAGACTGGTGGCAAAACAGCAGGAGGTATTGGTGCAGGTGGAGTTGGTGCATACAAAGGGGTGAAAGCCGGTATGCGAAACAACAATACGAAGCCTGTTCCTCCGCGCAATCCAGATCAAAAAGCTTCTCAACATGAACAACAATTTTCAACGAATGCCGTAAACAATCCAAACGTTGAATCAAAAACAAACACTGTTCCAACAAAGCCAAATACAAGTGTTCCTAGTCGCAGTGGCTCGCTGGCAAGTAGTATCCCAATCAACACAAATAATGTGTCAGGAAGTGATAGTGGTGGGTCAAGTAATGTAGGTGGAGGATCAACTTCATCTAGTCAGCATAAGCCGAATGTCAATGCTGGTGGGCAAGGACATATTCATCCGCAACGAAAGCATACGTTACTTGGCGGAAATCGTACTGTACAACGTGCAAATCATTTTCTTTCCCGAGCACATAATACAGGTTATGACATTGGACAAAAATTGAGCCAATTTAAGGGAAACGTACAACAGGCGAAGCAAATCAAAATAGAAAAAAGGGGATTGAAATCCAATGAAATACGAGATACCGAAAGAGATTAAATCCAAGCCGAAAATAGTAGGATTAGAAATGAGAGAGCTGGTTATTATTTTGATTAGCTCTCTTTTATTATTAACGGTCTTACGGGAATTGGTGCATAGCTTATTTATTCTTTTTTATTTCGGTGTAGCAATTGTAGGCATGATTTATTTGTTTTTGCCGAGTGGCAACAATCCCGAGAAGCGAAATTATGAATCTATCCTATTAATGTTTCGCCATAAAAAGGGAGTGTACCATGCAATGGATAGAAATGAAGTAGAAAATGAACAGTTTCTAAAAGACAAGGAGGGTGAGTAAGCAGAATGCAACCCTTAAAGTTAATTAAATCAAATCCGGAAAAGCTGGATGAGGACACATGTGAAGAAGAGACGGAAATGGTTACAAAGACAAATAAAAAACCTAACAAAATGGTTCAGCTACTGCAAAAGCTCAAACATCAGAAGAAAGTGAAAAAAGAATTTCAAGAAGATATGAAAGAACAAGGCAAAAAGCCCAAGTTGTTAAAACAAACATCCGATATTCTTCCTTTTGTACAAATACACGATGATTACATTCTGCTGAAAGAAGGGGTCATGGACATTTTTCAAGTGGAAACAAAAAACATTCATGCTTTAAATGATGCGGATTTAAATTACCTACTGTTAAATCGAGCGCAATTTCTCAGAAGTTATTTTCGTTCTTTCAAGGAAGTTATCTTAAACTTCCCAACAAATACGGAAGTACAGCGGGCATATTGGTTGAAAAAACAGCAACAGGCGAAGAATGCTTCACGGTTAAAGTATATTGAGCAAAAGTTATTCGAATTCGAGTATTTAGAAAGAGAACGATACAATCGGGAGTTTTTCATGTTTATCTATGCAGATGATAAAGAAGAACTTGAGGACCGAAAAAATGACTGTATGCAAGGGATGCAAAGTTCATTTCCATTACAGAGGTTATCCAAGAACAAAAAGGAACAGATATTGTTTCTATTAAATAATCAAAATACGCAGCTTTAAAGAAAGGATGGTAGGTGTGAAACAACATACAAATACTTTTATTGAGGAAGAAAAGAGTTCTAAGAAACCAAAACTGGATAAAGTGTTTCTAACGAAAATACAACCCCAAGGTGGCATGACTTTTAAAGATAAGTACATTCAAAAAGGAGACGGTTATGAAGCGTGCATCCATGTGTGGGATTATCCTTCCAATGTCAATTTGCTTTGGTTGGATAAAGTGATGGCTATGTATGATGTTACCGTTGTGGCTGATGTGACCACAATGGATCAGGATGAAACGATTAGTTCGATTAATAAGAGCATGGTGGAACATGATGTCCGTTTTCGTAGCGCGAAACAAGAATCTGACCGGATGGACGCTCAACGAAGTTATAAAGAAATGGAAGATTTATATCAACAAATTTCCGAATAAAAGAGAGGGAAAAGGGATGCCAGCAATTACGCTTGCATCTGGATTACCGTATCACTTTTCAGAGTTAAATGATCGAACAGGCAGTTTTCTAGGTACATCGTTTACTGGTGGAAATGTTCTATTCGATTTGTTTCATAAAGATAAATTAAGACGCTTTTACAATGCAGTCGTTGTTGGGAAAATGGGCGCCGGTAAATCGACTACGTTAAAAAAATTACTTATGGATAATGAAGCTAGAGGAAATTTCATTCGAGGGTTTGATGTGACAGGGGAATTTAAAACCTTAGTTGGTGCACTAGGAGGTCAATCCATTAGCTTGGATGGAAGTGATGGGATTATTAATCCACTCCAAATTTATCGGGCAGATGATAAAAGCAATTACAAAGAAGAACAGGTAAGCTTTGAACAATATGAAAAGCAGTGCTTTATGCAACATATATCAAAGGTTGCTATCTTTTATGAATTTCTTGCTGGCAGTCCTTCTACAGAGGAAATTGAAGAATTTAAAAAGATCTTACGCATGTTTTATGAATCGCTGGGCTTTATGGAAAAAACTAAAACAACAGGTGTGACGACATTGGGAAACAAAGAATATCCAATCTTTAGCGACTTGCTAGAATATATTCGAGAGCAGCTATATGACAACCCAGAGAAACGAACGATACGTCCTGAATTATCTATTTCACGGGTGGATCGGTTGGAGAAAATTGAATTAGTCGTTGATAACTTAGTAAACAGCTATGCTTCATTGTTTAACGGTCATACAACGATTCAGGATATCACTGATGAACAAGTGATTTTCTTTTCTATTCGTAATCTCACGAAATTGGAAAAGAATGTGTTTCAAGCACAAATGTATAATACGTTAAATTTAATCTGGGATAATTTGATCCAAGTGGGAGCAAGACAAATGAAACAGATGTATCAAAGTGAAACATTCGACCCTGATGATGCGGTCCGATTTTTAATTATGATTGATGAAGCACATCGCTTAGTGAATGCCGAAAATATGTTAGCTGTCTCATTCTTAACAGATTTTGCAAGAGAAGCCCGTAAGTATTTTGGAGGGATGATTTTAGCTAGTCAATCCATTCGAGACTTTGTTCCAGATAATAAAGACACTGCAACTGTCACAAAAATTCGTACGTTATTTGAACTGACCCAATATAAGTTTGTGATGCAGCAGGACTCAAACACATTGGATTCTTTACGAACAATTTTTGAAGGGCAACTAACGGAAAGCGAATTGGAACACGTCCCACAACTCCAGCAGGGAGATTGTTTATTAAGTATTTCAGGTGTCGGAAACATCATGTTATCTATTGAGGCAAGTGAAGAAGAATTAAAGCTGTTCACTGGAGGATTGTAAACGATGCGAGAAGATAATCATGAAAAACGAATCTTTTATAAGTTTATCTTTCTATTAGTCGTGACCGGTTTAATTGTGATTGTTTGGATATGGAAATGGGCTGCCGATGATCCAAAAGAGCAAGATCCGAAAGAAATGTTTGAAACGTCCAGCCAACAAGAAAACATGCAAGAGCCGGTTAATATAGATGAGGAAAAAATAAATGCTGTATTAAAAGATGAAGGAGAATCCAAGAAGCCGGACGCAGCAGATGAAAATAAGCAAAGTGAACAAACAGAAAGTAATCAGGAAGAGGACGATTTGGAACAAAAATATATCATCCAATATAGTGAACGGGAAGTGGAACAAGCGAAAGAGCAGGCAGAAAAGGTGCTTGCCCTTTATATATTGCAAGTAACGGATTGGGACAAGTGGGAGGATGCAGTTACAGCAAATTATCTTGAAAATGTGCAAAAGGAAATGACCAACTTTAAAGATGAAAAAGCAAAAAGAGAGTTAGATGCAATTGATCTATTTGCTTCTCAACCTTTGAAAGATGGAGAAATAACGTATGGCGCATATGCTTCGTGGCATGTCACCGTGAAAGGAAAATCAACATCTAAACCAATGCAGTTATACTATATTACGTTACAAAGGGAAGATGATAAGTGGATTGTCAGCAATATGGTGACACCGAATAATCAAAACATGGAAGGAGAGGGGAAGGAGAAGTAGTGAAGCATTTAAAACAATTTGCAAAACATCTGATAAGGAAGAAGCTACTCGTAGGAACGGGTAGCTTTTTAATTGCGAACATTATTCCTGTCCTAATCTTTCTTGTTCTTTGTACATTGTTGATGGCGGTTATTGGTGCATTAAGTGGTAGTGTTGATCATCAACATAATGATCAAGATGATGATGGTGGAGGTGGTTATATTTGTTCGCCAACAGGTGATATGAATCAAAAAGAATGGGATAGTTACTTTAAGCATGAAGATCGCTCAGGCGTTTTCAAAGGATATGGTAATGATATTATCGAACTATCTGAAGAAAAGGGAATTGATCCAATTCTTTTTGGTGCTATCGCTTTACATGAAACAGGTTACGGAACTTCCAGTGGGGTAGTTGATAAAAATAATCCTGGAGGCTTAATGGATCCTGCAACAGATTGGCAAGCACTACAACGTTTTCCAACATTAAAAGATGGTTTAGAAGCCATGGCAGATACTTTATATAATCGTATTATTGTAGATGGATTAGTAACAATTGAACAACTGGGGGAAGTGTATGCTCCGATTGGCGCAGAAAATGATCCAAACAATTTAAACAAACATTGGATACCAACGATGAAAAAGTTAACTGCAAACATGGGTGGATTAACCATGAATTGTGAAGCAGAAGATCATGTTGATATGGAATTAATCGGTGGTAAGTCTTGGGTTTCACCATATACCAAAACCATTACTTCCGGCTTTGGTTATCGGTCGGGATGTGAAAATTGCACCACATTTCATGCTGGGATAGACATTGCAAGTGCTGGGATAAGGAATACACCGATTGTATCTTTTGCAGATGGGAAAGTGACCATAAGTGAATCGAACGGCACAACATTTGATTCCACTATAGAGAATATGGGAAATGGTTATGGCTGGTATATAGAAATCAATCATGGAAATGGCATTAAAACCCGTTATGCTCATATGGGCAAGAAAGGAATACCTGTTGGAAGTGAAGTGAATGCAGGTGATGTGATAGGTCATGTTGGTTCAACTGGTGCATCAACTGCGCCTCATCTTCATTTTGAGATTTTAATGGAAGGAGAAAAGGTTGACCCTATGCCGCATGTTAAATCATTTTTATCAGGAGAAAAATGATAGGGGAAGGAGGAATTGGTCGCGTGAAAAGTAAATTCAATCGCAGAAGAGAAAACAAAGTCTATATTGGTATTATCGTCACACTAGGCGTTTTGCTTGGTGTTTTTTTAACGTCTAAATCATGGATGTATGATGATAGTGCCATCGCACAAACGCCATATAATAAATCAATTAACGGACTAAATCAGACAACATTAATTTTAAGGAGTTGGGAATATAATCCGAAGAATCAACTCATGGAGGTAACAATTGAAACAGTTCATACGGGTACAGATGCAGCAGAACCAACATTTACATTTGAAGCAAAGGGAAAGGAATCAAAAGAAACCTACCCAGCAAAAAAAGTGTATGAATCCGACAATGTGATGGTCATTCACATTGAACATGTTCCAACTGAATACCGTGTTATCGGTTTATTTGTGATAGAGCATCGGGACGACAAAATATTGAAACAAGAGTATAAACGACAACTGGAAAATGATAGTGATGCTGCTACAACGGAGACAGATAAAATTGAAAAGTTCGATTTGCCGAAGCCAGAAGATGTGATCATTGTGGGGGATTATCGTGAGACTGAAGTAAATAAGAACCTTGTTGCAAAATCGGATAAGGCATATCAAAAAGAAGCAATCGTCACAGACATGGAACGAATCAAACAAGAAATATCTACAATTATAGATGAAAATATTCCTTTCCAACAGGAATTAATTACTACTTTAACAAAGGAGAAAACATCATTAAAAAGTGAAATGGAATTTGAAACGAAGGAAGAACAAACTGAAACAGAGAAGGAAATAGAACATAAAGATAATGCCATTTCCAGTGCAAAAGAAGAAATTGAAGCATACAAATCAAAGGTAAAAGAGCTCAAGGAAAAGTACGATAATCGGAAAGAAAAACTCGATACATTGCTTCATCCTGAACGTCAATTAGTAGAAGAAAATCACGAACCAAAAGAACAAAAACAGCAACAGCAAAAGAAGAAAAATAAAGATGAGCCTTCAGGAAAAGAGGGGAAATAAGTATTAAAAGGTCTATATTAAACCTATATATTCAGCAAGAAACACCTATATAAAAGGTATATTTACTATTGAAAAAATGGGCTTGCTGGAAAACTAGGCGCTGCCTAGTCACCCACGCTATGTGGGTACACTTCCCCCTTATCCTGTTCAACAATCCCTGTTCATGTGAACGGGGATTTTCCTGTTTTTTATGCGACGCGTGGAAGGAGCGGATTTGAATGGAAATAAAGATTCGGGATGTAGATGTTCGTGCCGTAAAAGTGTTAGATGAGGAAGCTAAAAAACAAAAGGTATCAAGGAATGTATTACTGAAACGAATGGTAGAGGACGCAGTGAAATTTGATGGGATTAAGTTTGCAGAAAAGGAATTAGATGTGACAGTAAGTCGAGTTGCGGATGGATTGGAAATGACGTTCAAACGATTAAATCATTTGGAAAAAAGAACACTCCATCTGTATTTGATTTTATGTGATGCGCTTGGATTAAATCCTGAAGAAGCCGATCACATTTTAGACAAAGCATTTCCTATGGACAACAAGGAGGGAAAATAAAATGAGTATGACAGAAGAGAAAAAGCAAGGATCTTACTTTTTGCTAAGCCCTGAAACGAAAGAAAAAATTAAAGTGGCAGCGAATGAAAATCATACGTCTCAAGCGAATGCCATTGCCTTAATGGTGGATGCTTATTTTGAAAATAAAGAAGAAGAATATGTTCTATTCAAACAAACGATTTCTGACTTACTGGATGAAAAATTAGATTTCGTAAAAGAGAAAATGAATCGCATTCAAGTAGCAAGTAACGTTATTGATCGGGACACGAAAATCATTCTGGAGTTCATGAACCATTACTACCTGGTGAATAAATTCAAAAACTTAATTACAACGGAAGAATTTAAAACAAAAGGAATGGAACAAGCAGAAGATTTGGTGCAAAAACGAATCCATAAACACCGGCAAAAGAAATTAGACTATGAACGACAAAAGGAATTAAAGCAACAAGCGCAATCGGGAGGTCAGGAATAGATCATGAGTCCAGCAGTTGTATTGCGAAGTAAATTTGTTACACCTAGGTCGAGTACGTTTAATGATTACATTAATTATATGGATCGTGAGGATGCGAAACAACATGTGAAAATGGATACCTCATCTGATAAAGAAAATGATTTTGATGTGTTCTATCACTTCATGGATTATATGGATGATGACGAAAAACAAGGTGAGTTATTTACCTCCAGTAAAGACAGATTGAATGACAAAGAAAAGCAAACAGTCAAAGAACAATTTCAACTAGCACAACAAAATGAATCACCAATGTGGCAAGATGTGATCTCTTTTGATAATGAATGGTTGGCGAAGCAAAAAATATACAATGCAACGACTCATAACGTTGATGAAACAAAAATGAGGGGTGTTGTACGGGAAACGATGCAAACAATGTTACAAGCAGAAGGAATGCAGCGATCAGCAATTTGGACGGCAACCCTGCATTACAATACCGATAATATTCATGTACATGTCGCAACCGTAGAACCTCATCCAACAAGAGAACGAATGAATGTATTGGATAAAGAATCGAATACATGGCATGAAGAATATCGAGCCAAACGAAAGCCAAAAACGTTAGACAAAATGAAGTCCAAAGTTGCCAATATTATTTTAGATCGTGCGCATGAACGAAATAAAGTAGATGAATTGTTGCGTGGAACCATACGCTACAAAAAGGAAAACAATATTTCCTTATCTTCTTTCAGAAAAACAGAAACTTTATTTAAAGAAGCGATGAATCGTTTGCCTGAAGACCGAAAACAATGGCGTTATGGTTATCAATCTATCAATGAGGCTAGACCTTATATAGACGAAATAACCGAAATTTATTTAGAGCAGTTTCATCCAAAAGAGATCCAAGCATTAAAAACAAAATTGAATGAAGAAGTAGATGTGATGAAAGAAATGTACGGTGATGGAAGTGATTACCAACAATATAAAGATACAAAATTAGATGATCTTAAAAAGCGTATGGGAAACGCAATTTTAACCGAAATGCGCGTAGTTGATAAAGAAGAAAGGGTGTCGGACTTCGAGCGGAAAATAGCTATAAGACAATTTAATGCATTAGAAAAAGAAAACCAGCAATCTTTTTTCCAACGCTATAATGGAAAGGGAGATCCTAGTTTGCATGTTTCTATTATCCGTTTGAAGCAAGCGATGCGGAAAACATTTCATGATTATAAGCGAGAGAGACATATGGATGAATTTGATCAACTGGTGGAGAAGGGTTGATTTAGTGAAACCTAACATTTTTGTGTCATGTTTGATATACTTTTGTTAGATTGTGGTATTCAATTAACGGGCACAGGGGGAGTATTTATGATTTTTATAAGTCACCAGCATAAAGATAAAGAATTTGTAGGAGATATTGCGCAAACTTTAAGCGATATTTTCGGCGAAGAAAAAGTATTTTTTGATGATTGGTCAATAAAGCCAGGGGAGAACATAGTTAATCGAATGAATACTGGGTTAGAGGAGTGTAAATATTTTTTCTTCTTTGTAACTCGTAATAGCCTTGAAAGTGAAATGGTTAATTTAGAATGGACATCTACATTAATAGATAAGGCTAATCGTCAAATTGAATTTATACCTATTCGTGCTGATGATGTCAATGTTCCTCAAATACTAAAGTCAATCAAATATCTTGATTTATATTCAAATGGAATGGATACAATTAAGACTCAAATTATAGAAATAGTACAGGGACAGGAAACGAATAGGAAATATCCAACATATCAGAATTTAGAAGCTTACGTACTAAGAGAAAGTGAAAAAGAGTTAAAGTTCTTCATTAAAGCTAAAAGATTTTTTGAGCCTAATGGGAAATTTGTTCTTGTAACTAAATTAGACGACAAACAAGCAGAATTTAACCTAATTGGTGGAGGTATGACCCGTAATTCATTTAACCCAAATGCTGCACAATTAGGGGGAGAAAATGCTAATGTCTTCTTCCTTGAGATACCTGAAGGAGTAAAAAAAGGATTCAAAATCGGGTTGAGCTTTATAAAAAAGGTTTCTAGTGATGTAGATATAGCTTTATTTCATATGAAGACGGAGAGTAAATTTGAAAGAATACCAACGACTTTGATTAACTCCGAAATTGATATACCAACCTCTTAAATTTCTATAGTGGAGTTTTTTTAAGTAACCTGTCAATTGCAGAGTATGCGTGTTACAGAATTGACTGCGATTGTATAAGAAAAGCATTAATCTATGACACATGTTCCTTGAATTAAATAGCAGTTTTAAAAGCACAGACATTAATTGTTAATAATTAATTCTGTGCTTTTTTGTATGCAATTTTTAGTGTGACTTATCGATCGGTATTACAAATAACAGAAAGGAATGGTTTGAGTGAAGAATAATCAACAGAGTATTTTAGATTACTTTGGTGTAGACAGTCAAAAGGAATTACTGGAGTTCATGCAGGAGCATCCGGAAGATAAGGATGTTCTTACGTTAAAGGAATTAATCATTCGTACGGAAAATGGCGGTGATACGGATGAATAATCTGTATGAGCATTTTGGCTGCTCATCCAAAGAGGAACTTTATCAAAAGGTAACCAAAGATGATGATTCCGTAAGAAGTTTAGTGGATTTTATAGACTTTTCAAAAGGACAAATGAACAGCAAAGAAGCAGGGATCTCTTCTCCACAGGATTTTATTGAATTTGTTACGAAGAATAAAATGCCTGCAAAAGATGAGATGGTATCTGTGTTTTGCTCCACCAAAAATGAGCCATTACATTTAAGTCGATATAAATTTCATGATCAAGATGATTTGAAAAGAGCGTTGAAAGAAGGTTTACATGCAGGCGGTGTATCCATGTTTAATTTATCAAACAGTTCTACGTCTACTGGTAAGGAAGCAGAAATGACCAAATACTTTAAAACATTTGGGATAGATGTGATTGATGGATTTAGCTATAACGAATTCAGCGACACAATCACATCCAATCAGGAAATGATTCCGTATAGTCGCGATAAATATGCACCATCTGTGGATAGTGTTGCCGAAAGTGAAGGTCATACCATGACAGCTTATAATCTGCAAAATGGCATAAACACATACCAAGGATTTGACGAATTTACTTCTTTTTTCGCTAATCAAGAGATTGTTGGATCTCATATGTTGAAAGATAATGCAAAGGTGAAGAAAAGCTTGAAAGTTGGTTATCAGTATGATTGGCAAGAATCGTTTGGAGTAATTGCTTGTGATGCTGATGGGAAAGTTCTAGCTGTTAAAGAACTTTTCAAAGGGTCACCAAATGCAAGTATAGTGGATAAGAAGGTATTTACAAAGGAATTATTGTCGCAAGAAGATGTATCAAAGGTTGCCGTTTTTCATAACCATCCTTCAGGCATACCGGAACCAAGTGCTGAAGATAGAAATGTGACCAAAGGTTTGAAAGAAATATCCGAAAAATTGGATGTACAGCTTTTGGATCATTTTATTGTCGGAAAAAAGAATGTCTATTCCTTTGCAAAAGATATTCCTGGACATGTTAGCAGCAATGAAGATTATAGAAAACTCATTGAAAAGCAGTCAAAGACAAAAGGCGGTAAGCAGCATGCATTTGAAATGGAAATGTGAGCAAAAGAAAGGGGAAGAACGTTTTAATGGGACATACATTAATTTTAGCTGAAAAGCCGAGTCAAGCAAAAGCGTATGCAGATGCTCTTCAACATACAAAGAAACAAGATGGTTATATAGAGGTAAATGATGGTCGCTTTTTTAAGGAGAAAGCATATATCACTTGGGGATACGGGCATTTGGTTGAACTTCTTTCTCCTGAACAATATAACGAAACATGGAAAATATGGAGATTAGATCAGTTGCCGATGTTTCCGGAGCAGTTTCGTTTTCAGGTAAGTAAAGACAAGAAAAAGCAATTCAATATAGTGAAAAGACTTTTAAATGATTCAGCTGAAATTATTGTTGCAACCGATTGTGACCGAGAAGGCGAAAACATTGCAAGAAGTATCATATCACTTGCTGGTGCATCACATAAACCAACCAAACGATTGTGGATTAACTCCTTAGAAGTGGATGAGATACAAAAAGGATTCCGTCATTTAAACACCGGAATTAATTATCTTTCATTATATAAAGAAGCTCAAACAAGGCAATATAGCGATTGGCTAGTAGGAATGAACGCTTCCAGACTATATACATTGCTATTACAAAAGAAAGGGATGAAAGGCGTATTCAGCGTTGGCAGGGTACAAACAGCTACTCTGTATTTATTATACAAACGTCAAAAGGAAATTGAGGATTTTGTTTCCCAAGACTATTTTACCTTTCAAGGGAAAGTCCAAGTGCCAAATGGTTCGTTTGAAGCGAAACATAAACAACGCTTTGCAACAAAAGAAGAAGCACAAAAAGTATTGCAAGAAAGAGGCGTTCAGCTTGGAATAAATGATGGTATTATTCAGGAAGTGAAAAAAGAATGCAAAAGAACAAAGTCACCAAAGCTACATTCTTTATCTTCCTTGCAAAGTACGGCAAACAAGCAATGGAAGTACAGTCCGTCCGAAGTATTAAAGATTGCACAAAGCCTATACGAAAAGAAAGTTCTATCCTATCCAAGGACAGACAGTCATTTTATAACTGATAGCGAATTTGGTTATATCAAAAACAATTTATCGAACTATCAAGAATGTATCGGGGTAGATGTTGAAGTTGTTTATCCTGCTGCCCAGAAGCGATATGTAGATAATACGAAGGTTGCCGAACACTATGCCCTCGTTCCAACAAAACAAACGCCAAATTTTAGTGCCTTAAACGAGAAAGAAAAGAATATTTATCAAGAAGTGGTTGCAACTACCTTAGCGATGTTCGCTCCAGACTATGAATATGAAGAAACAAAGGTAGCGATTGATGTGAAAGGGATTAACTTTGAAGCGACCGGAAAGGTTGAGAAACAATTAGGCTGGAAATCATTATTTAAAAATCAACAACAAGCTAAGAAAAAGGAAATTGTCTTACCAGCAATGGAAAAAGATCAAGCTTGCCAAGTTAATGTAGAAATAGCGAAAGGACAGACAAAAGCCCCTAAGTATTATACCGAGGGGCAACTGATTAATGTGATGAAATACGCTGGAAAAGA is a genomic window of Gracilibacillus salinarum containing:
- a CDS encoding pLS20_p028 family conjugation system transmembrane protein, whose protein sequence is MKKLYEDLSDILDISSGWLYDDLLRNIGWGIIQLLVWINDWIEGVATKVITLGGLYDSEDMGGFIDVLQPLAIGLFVVSVTVLGFMFMLNKVEKRNEIIMNVLIAVSVIVILPSLMGMMEDLLHKGLDTVEADGKISDNVLKRNISDLKYYLDSDFNYADGTNKDTVMGDENTLPHPPHRTDKDIGTSNYYYANKLKNPDLIDVTEKLDIYEDEGWFSWTTEDWVKELTNDEKEFLKNRLVQNGDGTSRIEKLSENSVPATNLGQQSYYRYHVNWAIAITILAVTGFALIVTTLKIGRAMFDLAFHQIYAMFTASTDITGGQRLKKVLTEIVSTFAVIFVMIVLLKLFIIYAQWANDLEQEIGIVGVIILLIAGAWALIDAPDIVQRTMGIDAGLRSGWQAMMGAYAGTKMAGAGASMVGKGAGKVVKTGGKTAGGIGAGGVGAYKGVKAGMRNNNTKPVPPRNPDQKASQHEQQFSTNAVNNPNVESKTNTVPTKPNTSVPSRSGSLASSIPINTNNVSGSDSGGSSNVGGGSTSSSQHKPNVNAGGQGHIHPQRKHTLLGGNRTVQRANHFLSRAHNTGYDIGQKLSQFKGNVQQAKQIKIEKRGLKSNEIRDTERD
- the mobP2 gene encoding MobP2 family relaxase, whose amino-acid sequence is MSPAVVLRSKFVTPRSSTFNDYINYMDREDAKQHVKMDTSSDKENDFDVFYHFMDYMDDDEKQGELFTSSKDRLNDKEKQTVKEQFQLAQQNESPMWQDVISFDNEWLAKQKIYNATTHNVDETKMRGVVRETMQTMLQAEGMQRSAIWTATLHYNTDNIHVHVATVEPHPTRERMNVLDKESNTWHEEYRAKRKPKTLDKMKSKVANIILDRAHERNKVDELLRGTIRYKKENNISLSSFRKTETLFKEAMNRLPEDRKQWRYGYQSINEARPYIDEITEIYLEQFHPKEIQALKTKLNEEVDVMKEMYGDGSDYQQYKDTKLDDLKKRMGNAILTEMRVVDKEERVSDFERKIAIRQFNALEKENQQSFFQRYNGKGDPSLHVSIIRLKQAMRKTFHDYKRERHMDEFDQLVEKG
- a CDS encoding DUF5592 family protein, translating into MKYEIPKEIKSKPKIVGLEMRELVIILISSLLLLTVLRELVHSLFILFYFGVAIVGMIYLFLPSGNNPEKRNYESILLMFRHKKGVYHAMDRNEVENEQFLKDKEGE
- a CDS encoding JAB domain-containing protein, which produces MNNLYEHFGCSSKEELYQKVTKDDDSVRSLVDFIDFSKGQMNSKEAGISSPQDFIEFVTKNKMPAKDEMVSVFCSTKNEPLHLSRYKFHDQDDLKRALKEGLHAGGVSMFNLSNSSTSTGKEAEMTKYFKTFGIDVIDGFSYNEFSDTITSNQEMIPYSRDKYAPSVDSVAESEGHTMTAYNLQNGINTYQGFDEFTSFFANQEIVGSHMLKDNAKVKKSLKVGYQYDWQESFGVIACDADGKVLAVKELFKGSPNASIVDKKVFTKELLSQEDVSKVAVFHNHPSGIPEPSAEDRNVTKGLKEISEKLDVQLLDHFIVGKKNVYSFAKDIPGHVSSNEDYRKLIEKQSKTKGGKQHAFEMEM
- a CDS encoding M23 family metallopeptidase; this encodes MKHLKQFAKHLIRKKLLVGTGSFLIANIIPVLIFLVLCTLLMAVIGALSGSVDHQHNDQDDDGGGGYICSPTGDMNQKEWDSYFKHEDRSGVFKGYGNDIIELSEEKGIDPILFGAIALHETGYGTSSGVVDKNNPGGLMDPATDWQALQRFPTLKDGLEAMADTLYNRIIVDGLVTIEQLGEVYAPIGAENDPNNLNKHWIPTMKKLTANMGGLTMNCEAEDHVDMELIGGKSWVSPYTKTITSGFGYRSGCENCTTFHAGIDIASAGIRNTPIVSFADGKVTISESNGTTFDSTIENMGNGYGWYIEINHGNGIKTRYAHMGKKGIPVGSEVNAGDVIGHVGSTGASTAPHLHFEILMEGEKVDPMPHVKSFLSGEK
- a CDS encoding toll/interleukin-1 receptor domain-containing protein, with the protein product MIFISHQHKDKEFVGDIAQTLSDIFGEEKVFFDDWSIKPGENIVNRMNTGLEECKYFFFFVTRNSLESEMVNLEWTSTLIDKANRQIEFIPIRADDVNVPQILKSIKYLDLYSNGMDTIKTQIIEIVQGQETNRKYPTYQNLEAYVLRESEKELKFFIKAKRFFEPNGKFVLVTKLDDKQAEFNLIGGGMTRNSFNPNAAQLGGENANVFFLEIPEGVKKGFKIGLSFIKKVSSDVDIALFHMKTESKFERIPTTLINSEIDIPTS